The Zingiber officinale cultivar Zhangliang chromosome 9A, Zo_v1.1, whole genome shotgun sequence genome window below encodes:
- the LOC122020386 gene encoding chaperonin CPN60-2, mitochondrial-like: MYRAVASLASKARVARGGGSSSRQIGSRLGWSRNYAAKDIRFGVEARALMLKGVEDLADAVKVTMGPKGRNVVIEQSYGAPKVTKDGVTVAKSIEFNDKIKNMGASLVKQVANATNDVAGDGTTCATILTRAIFAEGCKSVAAGMNAMDLRRGITMAVDAVVTYLKSRARRISTSEEIAQVGTISANGEREIGELIAKAMEKVGKEGVITVSDGKTLLNELEVVEGMKLERGYISPYFITDQKNQKCELDDPLILIHEKKISSINAIVKVLELALKRQRPLLIVAEDVESDALATLILNKLRAGIKVCAIKAPGFGENRKSNLQDLATLTGGSLITEELGLNLEKVELDLLGTCKKVTISKDDSVILDGAGDKKAIEERCEQIRSAIELSTSDYDTEKLQERLAKLSGGVAVLKIGGASEAEVGEKKDRVTDALNATKAAVEEGIVPGGGVALLYAAKELDKLETANFDQKIGVQIIQNALKAPVYTIASNAGVEGAVVVGKLLEQNDLDLGYDAAKGEYVDMVKSGIIDPLKVIRTALVDAASVSSLMTTTEAVVVELPKDEKDAPAMGGGMGGMDF; encoded by the exons ATGTATCGCGCCGTCGCCTCCCTCGCCTCCAAAGCTCG GGTTGCCCGTGGCGGCGGAAGCAGCAGCAGacag ATTGGAAGTAGACTTGGTTGGAGCAGAAACTATGCCGCTAAGGATATAAGGTTCGGAGTTGAGGCCCGTGCTTTGATGCTCAAGGGTGTGGAAGATCTGGCGGATGCTGTGAAGGTGACTATGGGCCCAAAG GGTCGTAATGTTGTTATTGAGCAAAGCTATGGCGCACCCAAAGTTACAAAAGACGGCGTAACTGTAGCAAAGAGCATTGAGTTTAATGATAAAATAAAGAATATGGGTGCCAGCCTTGTGAAACAAGTCGCCAATGCAACCAATGACGTTGCTGGTGATG GCACAACTTGTGCTACCATCCTTACGCGTGCAATATTTGCTGAAGGATGTAAGTCAGTGGCTGCTGGAATGAATGCAATGGATTTGAGGCGTGGCATCACAATGGCTGTTGATGCTGTTGTAACTTACTTGAAAAGCAGAGCTAGAAGGATTAGCACTTCTGAGGAGATAGCTCAG GTTGGTACAATATCAGCCAATGGAGAAAGGGAGATTGGTGAGCTAATTGCAAAAGCAATGGAGAAAGTCGGCAAGGAAGGAGTAATCACTGTCTCA GATGGAAAAACTCTGTTAAATGAACTGGAAGTTGTTGAAGGGATGAAACTTGAACGCGGCTACATTTCACCTTATTTCATTACTGACCAAAAAAACCAAAAATGT GAACTCGATGATCCTCTAATTTTGATACATGAGAAGAAAATCTCAAGTATTAATGCAATTGTCAAGGTGTTAGAGTTGGCATTGAAG AGACAGAGACCTTTGCTAATTGTTGCTGAAGATGTAGAAAGTGATGCATTAGCAACTTTGATTCTAAATAAGCTACGTGCTGGAATTAAG GTTTGTGCTATTAAGGCACCTGGTTTTGGGGAGAACAGGAAATCGAATCTGCAAGATCTTGCTACACTCACTGGGGGATCT CTCATAACAGAAGAACTAGGCTTGAACCTTGAGAAAGTGGAACTCGACTTGCTTGGTACATGCAAAAAG GTAACAATCTCAAAAGATGACAGTGTGATTCTTGATGGAGCTGGGGACAAAAAGGCTATTGAAGAGAGATGTGAGCAG ATACGATCTGCTATTGAATTGAGCACATCAGATTATGACACAGAGAAATTGCAAGAGAGGTTGGCAAAACTTTCCGGTGGAGTTGCTGTCCTCAAG ATTGGAGGAGCTAGCGAAGCAGAAGTTGGTGAGAAAAAGGACAGGGTCACAGATGCCTTAAATGCAACAAAAGCTGCTGTTGAAGAGGGCATTGTACCAG GTGGTGGTGTTGCCCTTCTTTATGCAGCCAAGGAGCTGGATAAGTTGGAGACTGCTAACTTTGATCAAAAGATTGGTGTCCAGATAATTCAGAATGCCTTGAAG GCACCAGTATATACAATTGCATCCAATGCTGGAGTAGAGGGGGCAGTTGTCGTCGGCAAGCTCTTGGAACAAAATGACCTTGACCTTGGTTATGATGCAGCCAAAG GTGAGTATGTCGACATGGTGAAATCCGGTATTATCGATCCATTGAAGGTCATTAGAACTGCATTGGTAGATGCAGCGAG TGTCTCCTCTTTGATGACCACCACTGAGGCCGTGGTGGTGGAACTGCCCAAGGACGAGAAGGATGCTCCTGCGATGGGCGGCGGCATGGGCGGAATGGACTTCTAA